Proteins from a genomic interval of Clostridium sp. 'deep sea':
- a CDS encoding M42 family metallopeptidase, translated as MSLQLLKKLCETPGTPGREERVRELVKQEMAPLVDEMFVDTIGNVIGIKKGKGNKKIMVAGHMDEIGFMVSYIDDKGFIRIQPMGGFDPRNLIAQRVVVHGRKDLNGVLMPGIKPTHISSGEKKTPTLGEFFIDLGLNKEEVEKFVRIGDFVTLDRGFMEMGNLLCSKALDDRAGVYIMLEALRNVKNNEADIYAVATVQEEVGLRGAVASAFLNKPDIGVALDVTLAVDIPGTPDHSRITALGEGAAIKLRDSASISNYKLVDFMRDLAEKEDIKYQMEILPRGGTDAGAIEKAQSGCPVITISLPTRYVHTVNETADKKDLENCIKLLTKFLETAHNGDFTL; from the coding sequence ATGTCATTACAGTTATTGAAAAAATTATGTGAAACACCTGGTACTCCAGGGAGAGAAGAACGTGTTAGAGAGTTAGTTAAACAAGAGATGGCCCCCCTAGTAGATGAAATGTTTGTAGATACTATTGGTAATGTTATTGGAATTAAAAAAGGTAAAGGCAATAAAAAAATAATGGTAGCTGGTCATATGGATGAGATTGGTTTTATGGTTAGTTACATAGATGATAAAGGTTTTATCAGAATCCAGCCTATGGGTGGTTTTGATCCCAGAAACCTTATTGCTCAACGTGTTGTAGTACACGGTAGAAAAGACCTAAACGGTGTTTTAATGCCTGGTATTAAACCCACCCATATCTCTAGTGGAGAAAAGAAAACTCCAACACTCGGAGAGTTTTTTATTGACCTAGGGTTAAACAAGGAAGAAGTTGAAAAGTTTGTTAGAATTGGTGATTTTGTTACCCTAGACCGTGGTTTTATGGAGATGGGTAATTTATTATGCTCTAAGGCTTTAGATGATCGTGCTGGTGTTTACATTATGTTAGAAGCCTTAAGAAATGTAAAAAATAATGAAGCAGATATTTATGCTGTAGCAACAGTGCAAGAAGAGGTTGGTTTACGCGGCGCAGTAGCAAGTGCTTTTTTAAACAAACCTGATATTGGTGTTGCTTTAGATGTAACTTTAGCTGTAGATATACCTGGAACTCCTGATCATTCCAGAATTACAGCTTTAGGTGAGGGTGCAGCAATTAAACTTCGTGATTCTGCTTCAATTTCTAACTACAAATTAGTTGATTTCATGCGTGATTTAGCTGAAAAAGAAGATATTAAATATCAAATGGAAATCTTACCCCGTGGTGGTACCGATGCTGGAGCTATAGAAAAAGCTCAGTCTGGTTGCCCCGTAATCACTATTTCTTTGCCAACACGTTATGTACATACCGTAAATGAAACAGCCGACAAAAAAGACTTAGAAAATTGCATAAAACTTTTAACTAAGTTTTTAGAAACAGCTCATAATGGTGATTTTACACTATAG
- a CDS encoding flavin reductase family protein, with translation MTIKDISQFAPQLISQLSNGGAFMTVSEKDVKNTMTIGWGTIGVVWGKPILMVAVRYSRHTYDLIEKAQTFTVSVPKAGKLKGALGFCGSKSGRDYDKFAECKLAIQQGKKVDVPIIVDCDLHFECKVVYQQTMEPKCVGKEVKDKFYANGNYHVMYYGEIVDCYNTKK, from the coding sequence ATGACAATTAAAGACATAAGTCAATTTGCTCCACAGTTGATTAGTCAGCTTAGTAACGGTGGAGCATTTATGACTGTATCTGAAAAAGACGTTAAGAACACTATGACAATTGGATGGGGCACTATAGGGGTTGTATGGGGAAAACCAATTCTTATGGTTGCTGTTAGGTATTCTAGACATACTTATGATTTGATTGAGAAAGCACAAACATTTACTGTAAGCGTTCCTAAGGCGGGTAAGTTAAAGGGAGCTTTAGGTTTTTGTGGTTCTAAATCTGGTCGTGATTATGATAAGTTTGCAGAATGTAAACTTGCTATTCAGCAGGGAAAAAAAGTTGATGTGCCTATTATAGTTGATTGTGATTTGCATTTTGAGTGCAAGGTTGTATACCAGCAAACTATGGAGCCTAAATGTGTAGGCAAGGAAGTTAAAGATAAGTTCTATGCAAATGGCAATTATCATGTAATGTATTACGGGGAGATTGTAGACTGTTATAATACTAAAAAGTAG
- a CDS encoding amidohydrolase — MKNKKAIINGNLFTITNGVIENGTVLIKNGKIAAFGTNVEIPKDAEIIDVKGMIVTPGIIDAHAHVEIWEEGLGMEGMDCNEMTNPVTAHVRAVDAINPEGIGMRDALTGGITTIWDAPGSANVIGGHGVTLKTSGNIIDEMIMLEPSGLKAATGENPKGCYGQEKESMPMTRMGVAAVMREALIKAQEYLKKIEKAGDDEDKMPDRDLGLETIGKVLNREIPLRVHCHRHDDIVTVVRISKEFNIKVSIEHATEAHKIADFLAENQIPIVVGPSITTRSKVELTDRSLKTAGICASKGVPVSLMTDHPIIPVHHLHLCAAFCVKHGMTEEQALRAITINPAQLCGVGDRVGSIDIGKDADLAVWTHHPFDIMSKVKYTFIDGEIVYSQDSGCCKGGIN; from the coding sequence GTGAAAAATAAAAAGGCAATTATTAATGGTAATTTATTTACTATAACTAATGGAGTTATTGAAAACGGAACAGTATTAATAAAAAACGGTAAAATTGCTGCTTTTGGTACTAATGTAGAGATTCCTAAAGATGCTGAAATAATTGATGTTAAAGGTATGATTGTAACCCCAGGCATTATTGATGCCCATGCTCATGTAGAGATTTGGGAAGAGGGTTTAGGCATGGAGGGTATGGATTGTAATGAAATGACCAACCCTGTAACAGCCCACGTAAGAGCTGTAGATGCCATTAACCCCGAGGGTATAGGTATGCGTGATGCCTTAACTGGTGGTATAACCACAATTTGGGATGCCCCTGGTAGTGCTAACGTAATAGGTGGACACGGTGTTACCTTGAAAACCTCTGGTAATATAATAGATGAAATGATCATGCTAGAGCCAAGTGGGCTTAAAGCCGCTACTGGTGAAAACCCTAAAGGTTGTTATGGTCAGGAGAAAGAAAGCATGCCCATGACTCGTATGGGTGTGGCAGCAGTTATGCGTGAGGCATTAATAAAAGCCCAAGAGTATTTAAAAAAGATTGAAAAAGCTGGCGATGATGAAGATAAAATGCCAGATCGCGATTTAGGTTTAGAGACTATTGGCAAGGTATTAAACAGAGAAATCCCTTTACGTGTTCACTGTCATCGTCATGATGATATTGTAACAGTAGTGCGTATTAGTAAAGAGTTTAATATAAAGGTTAGCATAGAACATGCAACCGAAGCCCATAAAATAGCGGATTTTTTAGCTGAAAATCAAATACCAATTGTTGTGGGTCCTTCTATTACCACTCGCTCTAAGGTTGAGCTTACTGATCGTTCATTAAAAACAGCAGGTATATGTGCAAGTAAAGGTGTTCCTGTTAGCTTGATGACAGACCACCCCATTATACCAGTTCATCACCTTCATTTATGTGCCGCTTTTTGTGTTAAACATGGCATGACTGAAGAGCAAGCTTTAAGAGCTATTACTATTAATCCAGCTCAGCTTTGTGGCGTAGGTGATAGAGTTGGTAGTATTGATATTGGTAAGGATGCTGACTTAGCAGTGTGGACCCATCACCCCTTTGATATTATGTCTAAAGTTAAATACACATTTATTGATGGTGAAATTGTATATAGCCAAGACTCTGGCTGCTGCAAGGGAGGTATTAACTAA
- a CDS encoding transposase, translating to MARKPRIHYKGALYHVICRGNNRESIFATETDKQDYILQIIRYKERYNFKLYSYCIMDNHAHLVIEIDEAPLAKIMQGIQQVYTQRYNYRYDHVGHVFQQRYKAILIDKQAYLLQLIRYVHNNPVKAGYEDGLNYAWCSHTDYLKSDSSSFVDFNYPLKMFSQYKNKQISKYLKFMNVTNETFEKISENELAPLEYRSLFNTQTKSIYYSPESIVLKIRDVTGVKLSEIREKNRRQKIVDARKLLVYMLSEYTYLTRKEIAEFVNVSVASISVMLNSKERVKELKNKIK from the coding sequence ATGGCAAGAAAACCTCGCATTCATTACAAAGGAGCTTTATATCATGTGATTTGTAGAGGGAATAATAGAGAATCAATTTTTGCAACTGAAACCGATAAACAGGATTACATATTACAGATTATTCGTTATAAAGAACGCTACAATTTTAAGCTCTATAGCTACTGCATTATGGATAACCATGCACACTTAGTTATAGAGATAGACGAAGCCCCTTTGGCTAAAATTATGCAAGGAATACAGCAAGTATATACTCAAAGATATAACTATCGATATGACCATGTTGGACATGTTTTTCAACAACGATACAAAGCTATTTTAATAGATAAACAAGCTTATTTATTACAACTCATAAGATATGTTCATAATAACCCCGTTAAGGCTGGTTATGAAGATGGTCTAAATTATGCTTGGTGCAGCCATACTGACTATTTAAAAAGTGATAGTAGTTCATTTGTTGACTTCAACTATCCTTTAAAAATGTTTTCTCAGTATAAAAATAAGCAAATAAGCAAATATCTTAAATTTATGAATGTAACTAATGAAACTTTTGAAAAGATTTCTGAAAATGAATTAGCTCCACTTGAGTATCGCTCTTTGTTTAATACTCAAACAAAATCCATTTATTATAGTCCAGAGAGTATTGTACTAAAAATAAGAGATGTTACTGGTGTTAAGTTATCTGAGATTAGAGAAAAAAATAGAAGGCAAAAAATTGTTGATGCACGTAAACTACTGGTTTATATGCTAAGCGAATATACCTATTTAACTAGAAAAGAGATTGCCGAGTTTGTTAATGTTTCTGTAGCATCGATTTCAGTAATGCTAAACAGTAAAGAGCGTGTAAAAGAGTTAAAAAATAAGATAAAGTAA
- a CDS encoding thioredoxin domain-containing protein: MDMKQKANRLINESSPYLLQHANNPVDWYPWGEQAFAKALAEDKPVLLSSGYSTCHWCHVMAHESFENRDVADVLNKHFVAIKVDREERPDIDNIYMTFCQAMTGGGGWPLTIFMTADQKPFYAGTYFPLISRGNYPGFIDLLTEINRIWHNDRQLLLTRSEEFINAIKRVIPQRKQTTIPLNVINESIPIFVRNYDNDYGGFSSAPKFPMPHSLGYLINYSLLNDKSVLKMVDKTLECMYRGGIYDHVAGGFSRYSTDNKWLVPHFEKMLYDNALLVPLYSLMFNITNKFYFAEVAKETINYLLRDMLSPEGAFYTAEDADSEGSEGLFYVFTKDELFANLPKEEALLFCKHFNITDKGNFEGKSIANLINNKVLLSTNTEHGQLISELKVKVRRYRGNRPRPHRDEKLLAGWNGLLIAALAIAGRIFDRPDYYAKANKCYEFIKKNMCPDGRLFGSYCNGKLGSLAVLDDYAYLIHGLLELFASTGNAQLLKDARHLTENVFMLFGDSDEGGFYFYGTDSEQLVLRPKESYDGALPSGNSIMVQNLLTLSNIKREPYYKDIATKSIKTFANELKNNPLSHSSWLNAIMLFEKQPIHVVISSMSAVDAAELDRVVDGNYYPFLSVVKHRGDLNLESELPYLKDYAVGAKPVAYVCSDTQCYQPIDSPESLKQLLDKLYFGNS; the protein is encoded by the coding sequence ATGGATATGAAGCAGAAGGCGAATAGGTTAATAAATGAAAGTTCGCCTTATCTTTTACAGCATGCTAATAATCCTGTTGACTGGTACCCTTGGGGTGAGCAGGCTTTTGCTAAGGCATTAGCGGAAGATAAGCCTGTTTTGCTTAGTTCCGGTTATAGTACTTGCCATTGGTGTCACGTTATGGCTCATGAGTCTTTTGAGAATAGGGATGTTGCAGATGTTTTAAATAAGCATTTTGTGGCAATAAAAGTAGACCGAGAAGAGCGCCCTGATATTGATAATATTTATATGACTTTTTGCCAAGCTATGACTGGTGGTGGGGGCTGGCCTTTAACTATTTTTATGACCGCAGATCAAAAGCCTTTTTATGCTGGTACTTATTTTCCGTTAATTTCTCGTGGTAATTACCCTGGATTTATAGATTTATTGACTGAAATAAATAGGATATGGCATAACGATCGTCAGCTTTTATTAACTAGAAGTGAAGAGTTTATAAATGCTATAAAAAGAGTAATACCACAACGTAAACAAACAACTATACCACTAAATGTTATTAATGAATCTATTCCAATTTTTGTCCGTAATTATGATAATGATTATGGTGGCTTTAGTAGTGCACCTAAGTTTCCAATGCCTCATAGTTTAGGCTATTTAATAAATTACTCGCTACTAAATGATAAAAGTGTTTTAAAAATGGTGGATAAAACGCTGGAGTGTATGTATAGAGGTGGTATTTATGACCATGTTGCAGGAGGTTTTTCCCGTTATTCTACAGATAATAAATGGTTAGTTCCTCATTTTGAAAAGATGTTATATGACAATGCTTTATTAGTTCCATTGTATTCACTAATGTTTAATATCACTAATAAGTTTTATTTTGCTGAGGTGGCCAAAGAGACTATCAATTATTTATTAAGAGACATGCTCTCACCTGAAGGAGCTTTTTATACTGCTGAAGATGCTGATAGTGAGGGAAGTGAAGGTTTATTTTATGTTTTTACTAAAGATGAATTGTTTGCTAACCTACCTAAAGAAGAGGCTTTATTATTTTGTAAACACTTTAATATTACTGACAAGGGTAATTTTGAAGGTAAGAGTATTGCTAATTTAATAAATAATAAGGTTTTATTAAGTACAAACACCGAACATGGACAGCTAATTAGTGAGCTAAAGGTTAAGGTAAGAAGATATCGTGGTAATAGACCAAGACCACATCGTGATGAAAAGTTACTTGCAGGGTGGAATGGTTTGTTAATTGCAGCTTTAGCTATTGCTGGTAGAATTTTTGATAGACCAGATTACTATGCTAAGGCTAACAAGTGTTATGAGTTTATTAAAAAAAATATGTGTCCCGACGGGAGACTATTTGGCTCATATTGTAATGGCAAACTAGGTTCTTTAGCTGTTTTAGACGATTATGCCTATTTAATACATGGCTTACTAGAGCTTTTTGCCTCCACAGGAAATGCTCAGTTACTTAAAGATGCCAGGCACCTAACAGAGAATGTTTTTATGTTATTTGGTGATAGTGATGAGGGTGGCTTTTATTTTTATGGTACCGATAGTGAGCAGTTGGTTTTACGCCCCAAAGAGAGCTACGATGGAGCATTACCTTCGGGAAACTCAATAATGGTTCAAAATTTACTTACCTTAAGTAATATTAAAAGAGAGCCATATTATAAAGACATAGCGACAAAAAGCATTAAAACCTTTGCAAATGAGCTAAAAAATAATCCTTTAAGTCACAGCTCTTGGCTTAATGCAATTATGCTTTTTGAGAAACAACCTATTCATGTGGTAATTTCAAGTATGTCTGCTGTTGATGCTGCTGAGTTAGACAGGGTAGTAGATGGTAATTATTACCCATTTTTATCTGTTGTAAAACACCGCGGAGATCTTAATCTGGAGAGTGAATTACCCTACTTAAAGGACTATGCTGTTGGAGCAAAACCAGTTGCTTATGTTTGCTCTGATACACAGTGTTATCAACCCATTGATTCTCCAGAGAGTTTAAAACAGTTATTAGATAAGCTTTATTTTGGTAATAGTTAA
- the dapF gene encoding diaminopimelate epimerase, with the protein MSEKKELKFVKYQGLGNDFIFFEQEQVLNLNYNELAQKVCNRNFGIGADGMAVLSKASDIKMEFFNADGGEAPMCGNASRCIAHYVTEQQIINKKTFTLQTAGGDLHMNINKNNSITANLGQPLLSPKQIPALSDKQDLLNIPLQLNDTKLNISVLNTMTPHTVIFVESLANINIAKIGSQIENHNMFPQKINANFVEIINKNEVKQITWERGVGQTLACGTGACASVVAGVLTGKLNNEVLVTMHGGLLTIQYSKEKGILMTGAVNKIASGIYYY; encoded by the coding sequence ATGAGTGAAAAAAAAGAGCTAAAATTTGTGAAATATCAAGGCTTAGGAAACGATTTTATCTTTTTTGAGCAAGAGCAAGTGTTAAACTTAAATTACAATGAACTGGCTCAAAAAGTATGTAATCGTAACTTTGGCATTGGTGCAGATGGCATGGCTGTTTTGTCAAAAGCTAGTGATATAAAAATGGAGTTCTTTAATGCCGATGGTGGAGAGGCTCCGATGTGCGGCAATGCCAGTAGATGTATTGCACACTATGTAACAGAGCAACAAATCATTAATAAAAAAACATTTACTTTACAAACAGCAGGCGGTGACCTGCATATGAACATTAATAAAAATAATTCTATTACAGCCAACTTAGGGCAGCCTTTACTGAGCCCTAAACAAATACCTGCTTTGTCAGATAAACAAGATTTATTAAATATACCTCTACAACTAAATGATACAAAGCTAAATATCTCTGTACTAAATACAATGACCCCACACACAGTAATATTTGTAGAGAGCTTAGCTAACATCAATATAGCAAAAATAGGCAGCCAGATCGAAAATCATAATATGTTCCCTCAAAAAATAAATGCTAACTTTGTTGAAATAATTAATAAAAATGAAGTAAAACAAATAACATGGGAGCGTGGGGTTGGTCAAACACTAGCCTGTGGAACTGGAGCTTGTGCCAGTGTAGTAGCTGGTGTACTAACAGGTAAACTAAATAACGAAGTATTAGTTACCATGCATGGGGGCTTGCTAACAATACAATATTCAAAAGAAAAAGGAATCTTAATGACAGGAGCAGTAAATAAAATAGCTAGTGGCATATATTACTATTAA